From a single Bacillus pumilus genomic region:
- a CDS encoding class I SAM-dependent DNA methyltransferase, whose translation MGREFLSLFDHWADSYDDTVSGHDEQYEEVFRRYPAILKEIARRAGQNVLEFGSGTGNLTAALLAADKNVFGVEPSDAMKKAALQKGIPDVFHDGDFLAFPAPPFEPDTIVSSYAFHHLTDEEKKQAIHTYGNILHSDGKIVFADTMFLNQAAHQAEIDKAKAAGFDQLAEDLETEYYPSIDVLKKIFEEEGFSTSFHQMNDFVWIVEAKKRE comes from the coding sequence ATGGGACGTGAGTTTCTTTCTTTATTTGATCATTGGGCTGACTCATATGATGACACGGTAAGTGGTCATGATGAGCAGTATGAAGAAGTGTTTCGCCGGTATCCGGCCATTTTAAAAGAAATTGCTCGCCGTGCAGGTCAAAATGTCCTTGAGTTTGGAAGTGGCACGGGTAATCTAACAGCAGCGCTGCTTGCAGCAGATAAAAACGTGTTTGGCGTTGAACCATCAGACGCCATGAAGAAAGCGGCTCTTCAAAAGGGAATACCAGATGTGTTTCATGATGGGGATTTTTTAGCATTTCCAGCGCCGCCATTTGAGCCGGATACGATCGTCAGCTCATATGCTTTCCACCATTTAACGGACGAAGAAAAAAAACAAGCCATTCACACCTATGGCAACATCCTTCACTCAGATGGTAAAATAGTCTTTGCTGATACAATGTTTCTAAATCAAGCAGCACATCAAGCTGAAATTGACAAAGCGAAAGCCGCAGGATTCGATCAGCTAGCAGAGGATTTAGAAACGGAATATTATCCATCCATTGATGTGCTAAAGAAAATCTTTGAAGAAGAAGGATTTAGCACGTCCTTTCATCAAATGAATGATTTTGTTTGGATCGTAGAAGCGAAGAAAAGGGAATGA
- a CDS encoding YrzA family protein yields MDFQLDFLKDKIEFFEASSLKELEQKIQKQIEHNQAILLTVHSVSHQTTVIDDRMIYTAVVHFKANV; encoded by the coding sequence ATGGATTTTCAATTGGATTTTTTAAAGGATAAAATTGAATTCTTTGAAGCATCGTCTTTAAAAGAACTTGAACAAAAGATTCAAAAACAAATTGAACATAATCAGGCGATCCTGCTCACTGTTCATTCTGTTAGTCACCAAACGACTGTAATCGATGACCGAATGATATATACGGCAGTTGTTCATTTTAAGGCGAATGTCTAA
- a CDS encoding bifunctional cystathionine gamma-lyase/homocysteine desulfhydrase — MKPKTMMIHSGTTGDEKTGAVSVPIYQVSTYKQPKAGEHTGYEYSRTANPTRTALEAVIRDLEGGANGYAFSSGMAAITAVMMLFNSGDHIVLTDDVYGGTYRVITKVLNRIGIHATFVDTSDPEAVKKAILPETKAVYIESPTNPLLKMTDLEAIGQLTKEANILMIVDNTFFTPYFQKPIEYGADIVLHSATKYLGGHSDVVGGLVVTATKELGEELHFVQNSTGGILGPQDSWLLMRGIKTLGLRMEAHQQNAQKIAEFLAQHPAVTRVYYPGLSTHPGHELAKTQASGFGGMISFDIGKEEHVDVFLSHLKLFTIAESLGAVESLISVPARMTHASIPKDRRKELGITDGLIRISVGIEDVDDLLNDMEQGLNALVNG; from the coding sequence ATGAAACCAAAAACAATGATGATACACAGCGGAACAACTGGTGATGAAAAAACGGGTGCCGTGTCTGTTCCGATATACCAAGTGAGCACATATAAGCAACCGAAAGCAGGAGAGCATACCGGCTATGAATATTCTAGAACGGCGAATCCAACCAGAACGGCACTAGAAGCCGTTATTCGAGATCTTGAAGGGGGAGCAAACGGCTACGCATTCAGTTCAGGAATGGCTGCCATTACGGCAGTGATGATGCTGTTTAACAGCGGAGATCATATCGTCCTGACAGATGACGTATACGGAGGAACCTACCGCGTCATCACAAAAGTACTCAACCGTATCGGCATTCATGCGACCTTTGTTGACACAAGTGATCCTGAAGCGGTGAAAAAAGCGATTTTACCTGAAACAAAAGCGGTTTACATTGAATCACCAACCAATCCATTACTGAAAATGACGGATCTCGAAGCGATTGGTCAATTAACAAAAGAGGCCAACATCTTAATGATTGTTGACAATACATTTTTCACACCTTATTTCCAAAAGCCGATTGAATATGGAGCGGACATTGTCCTGCATAGTGCCACTAAATATTTAGGCGGCCACAGTGATGTCGTAGGCGGGCTTGTTGTAACAGCCACGAAAGAACTTGGAGAAGAGCTGCATTTCGTTCAAAATTCTACAGGTGGAATTCTTGGACCACAGGATTCATGGCTTCTCATGAGAGGAATCAAAACGCTTGGACTTAGAATGGAGGCGCATCAACAAAATGCACAGAAAATCGCTGAGTTTTTAGCACAACATCCAGCGGTTACACGTGTTTATTATCCTGGTCTCAGTACGCACCCTGGGCATGAACTTGCGAAAACGCAAGCATCAGGCTTCGGCGGAATGATCTCTTTTGATATTGGAAAAGAAGAACATGTCGATGTATTTTTAAGCCATCTCAAGCTGTTTACGATTGCAGAGAGTCTTGGAGCCGTTGAAAGCTTAATCTCTGTTCCTGCTCGAATGACTCATGCGTCCATTCCGAAAGACCGCAGGAAAGAGCTTGGCATCACTGATGGCTTAATTCGTATATCTGTTGGAATCGAAGATGTGGATGATTTACTGAATGATATGGAGCAAGGACTAAACGCTCTAGTGAATGGGTAG
- a CDS encoding YrzI family small protein — translation MTIHLFFITLTIRRKYKDIETVLYEQQVETFYEEMKQKQLKYMN, via the coding sequence ATGACAATCCATTTATTTTTTATCACATTGACGATCCGACGAAAATACAAAGACATTGAAACGGTTCTTTATGAACAACAAGTCGAAACATTTTATGAAGAAATGAAGCAGAAACAACTAAAGTATATGAACTAA
- a CDS encoding class I SAM-dependent methyltransferase → MIQSWIGKQMREPKGLFSKWVARYMEKNHHNINEWTIQLLNIQENDRILEIGTGRGITLSKVAEKLDRGKVYGVDASRHMIKYAKRKHKKLVEQDKAVITLGQAEHLPFEDRSFNKLFTVQTIYYLKDIEQVMKEVYRVLQVDGEVFLSFQQQELMKEQKRSKSFSSYSEQEISRLFSAYHFREVSVYHYDTYICIKALK, encoded by the coding sequence TTGATTCAAAGCTGGATTGGAAAACAAATGAGGGAACCAAAAGGCTTGTTCTCAAAATGGGTTGCCCGCTATATGGAAAAAAATCATCATAATATCAATGAATGGACGATTCAACTCTTAAATATACAAGAAAACGACCGGATATTAGAAATTGGGACCGGAAGAGGCATAACATTATCGAAGGTAGCAGAAAAACTTGACCGTGGAAAAGTATATGGAGTGGATGCCTCTCGTCATATGATCAAATATGCAAAAAGAAAACATAAAAAGCTCGTGGAACAAGACAAAGCCGTCATTACGCTTGGTCAAGCTGAGCATTTACCTTTTGAAGACAGATCATTCAATAAATTATTTACGGTGCAGACCATCTACTATTTGAAGGATATCGAGCAAGTCATGAAGGAAGTGTACCGCGTTCTTCAAGTAGATGGAGAAGTATTTTTATCTTTTCAACAGCAGGAGCTAATGAAAGAACAAAAGCGGTCAAAATCCTTTTCATCGTATAGTGAACAAGAGATCAGCCGTCTGTTTTCAGCGTATCACTTTAGAGAAGTGTCAGTTTATCACTATGATACATACATCTGTATCAAAGCTTTAAAATGA
- a CDS encoding YrrS family protein has translation MSRNSRFEHRDKRRKANMVLNILIGIVVVLILVVASSLLIFNRPPKDVANEPSKTAPATSENKQNSEEDVKDPKKDTSDDDADAKKDDSSDQDDDTKKTDDEEKTNKDALKDAKETDGGKTSDVDKTYESDDWEPVGTEQSGSHTATYDSNSKDWKEMIKAMSYATGISEDQLTVLWLGNNGGPQDAKGTIRDKSTGERYRVEITWVDEKGWKPVKVEKLK, from the coding sequence TTGAGTAGAAATTCTCGATTTGAACATCGTGATAAGCGCAGAAAGGCGAATATGGTGCTTAACATATTAATTGGTATCGTTGTGGTGCTTATTTTGGTTGTCGCATCGAGCTTATTAATTTTTAATAGACCACCGAAAGATGTAGCGAACGAACCATCAAAAACGGCACCTGCAACAAGTGAAAATAAACAAAACTCAGAAGAAGATGTGAAAGATCCAAAGAAAGACACATCTGATGATGATGCGGATGCAAAAAAAGACGATTCATCTGATCAAGACGACGATACGAAGAAGACAGATGATGAAGAAAAAACTAATAAAGATGCGTTAAAAGATGCCAAAGAAACAGACGGCGGCAAAACGAGTGACGTAGACAAAACATACGAGAGTGATGACTGGGAGCCTGTAGGGACAGAGCAATCTGGTTCACATACAGCGACTTATGATTCTAACTCAAAAGACTGGAAAGAAATGATCAAAGCCATGTCTTATGCGACAGGAATTTCAGAAGATCAACTAACAGTTCTTTGGTTAGGAAATAACGGTGGCCCTCAAGATGCAAAAGGAACCATCCGTGACAAATCAACAGGCGAACGCTATCGCGTGGAAATTACGTGGGTAGATGAAAAAGGCTGGAAACCTGTAAAGGTTGAAAAATTAAAATAA
- a CDS encoding YrhC family protein has translation MKKKWNGLVTDYKQYAFILLAVSTFLYIGTILPNQHIEASPKMLMMGIDCVFLLAAFLCVKRAIFFQKKLQELDED, from the coding sequence GTGAAGAAAAAGTGGAATGGTTTAGTGACAGATTACAAGCAGTACGCTTTTATTTTGCTTGCTGTCAGCACCTTTTTATATATTGGTACAATTTTACCGAACCAGCATATCGAGGCATCTCCAAAAATGCTGATGATGGGAATAGATTGTGTTTTCTTATTAGCAGCTTTTCTTTGTGTTAAACGCGCAATCTTTTTTCAAAAGAAACTGCAAGAACTAGATGAAGATTAA
- the udk gene encoding uridine kinase produces MRSKPVVIGIAGGSGSGKTSVTNSIYEKFKGHSILMLQQDLYYKNQSHMPFEERLLTNYDHPLAFDNDLMFEHLEQLLRYESIEKPIYDFKLNTRSEETVHVEPKDVIIVEGIFALEDERLRDLMDIKLYVDTDADLRIIRRILRDTKERGRSIDSVIEQYVSVVRPMHNQFIEPTKRYADIIIPEGGQNHVAIDLMVTKIQTILQNRAE; encoded by the coding sequence ATGAGGAGTAAACCAGTTGTCATTGGGATTGCTGGCGGCTCGGGTTCAGGTAAAACGAGCGTCACCAATTCGATCTATGAAAAATTTAAAGGACATTCCATCCTCATGCTTCAGCAAGATTTATATTACAAAAATCAAAGTCACATGCCATTTGAAGAGCGACTGCTCACGAACTATGATCACCCGCTTGCCTTTGACAACGACTTGATGTTTGAGCATTTGGAACAGCTCTTAAGGTACGAATCCATTGAAAAGCCAATATATGATTTCAAGCTCAACACACGTTCAGAAGAAACTGTCCATGTTGAACCGAAGGATGTCATCATCGTTGAAGGTATTTTTGCACTAGAAGACGAACGTTTGAGAGACTTAATGGATATTAAACTGTATGTCGATACAGATGCAGACCTTCGCATCATTCGCCGCATTTTACGCGATACGAAGGAAAGAGGCCGTTCAATCGATTCTGTGATTGAACAATATGTATCTGTTGTCCGACCAATGCATAATCAATTCATTGAACCGACAAAACGTTATGCCGATATTATCATTCCAGAAGGCGGCCAAAACCATGTGGCGATTGACCTCATGGTGACAAAAATTCAAACGATTCTTCAAAATCGAGCAGAGTAA
- a CDS encoding YjcZ family sporulation protein: MGFGGYSGGCGGYGGGFAGGFALLVVLFILLIIIGASWIC; this comes from the coding sequence ATGGGCTTTGGCGGTTACTCTGGAGGCTGCGGTGGTTACGGCGGTGGTTTTGCAGGCGGATTTGCATTGCTTGTTGTACTGTTCATTTTGTTGATCATCATCGGTGCAAGCTGGATTTGCTAA
- the mtnN gene encoding 5'-methylthioadenosine/S-adenosylhomocysteine nucleosidase yields the protein MKIAVIGAMEEEVTILRDQLKNATQESIAGCEFTTGVYEDKEVILLKSGIGKVNAAVSTTLLLDRFQPDYVINTGSAGGFHHSLNVGDIVISTDVRHHDVDVTVFNYEYGQVPGLPAAFVSDDKLVKLAEESALEINHIQVAKGTIATGDSFMNDPDRVAFVREKFPELYAVEMEAAAVAQVCQLFETPFVVVRALSDIAGKESNVSFDQFLEQAAIHSTDLVLRMIKQIQ from the coding sequence TTGAAAATCGCAGTCATAGGTGCAATGGAAGAAGAAGTGACGATATTAAGAGACCAACTAAAGAATGCTACACAAGAAAGCATCGCTGGGTGTGAATTCACCACAGGTGTTTATGAAGATAAAGAAGTGATTTTATTAAAATCAGGGATCGGAAAAGTGAATGCAGCGGTCAGCACAACACTTCTGCTTGATCGCTTTCAGCCAGATTATGTGATCAATACAGGATCTGCTGGTGGTTTCCATCACTCATTAAATGTAGGAGATATTGTCATTTCTACTGATGTTAGACATCATGATGTGGATGTGACGGTTTTTAATTACGAATACGGACAAGTACCGGGGTTGCCAGCTGCTTTTGTCTCTGACGACAAGCTTGTGAAGCTAGCAGAGGAATCGGCTTTAGAGATCAATCATATTCAAGTGGCAAAAGGAACAATCGCAACTGGAGATTCGTTTATGAATGATCCAGACCGTGTAGCATTTGTGAGAGAGAAGTTTCCAGAGCTATATGCGGTAGAAATGGAAGCCGCAGCCGTTGCACAAGTTTGCCAGCTTTTTGAAACGCCATTTGTTGTCGTTCGAGCGCTTTCAGATATTGCAGGGAAAGAATCCAATGTCTCCTTTGATCAATTTCTTGAGCAAGCGGCGATTCACTCAACCGACCTTGTCTTGCGTATGATAAAGCAAATACAATAA
- a CDS encoding PLP-dependent cysteine synthase family protein: MAVIKDITELIGHTPLLKLSGIGIPEHVEVYAKLEMMNPGGSIKDRLGDMLIREALASGKLRPGGTIIEATAGNTGIGLALSARMHQLRTIFCVPEHFSQEKQQLMKALGAQIIHTPRKEGMKGAIDRALELEASLDNAYCVLQFKNQVNPLTYYKTLGPELWSDLQGNIDVFVAGAGSGGTFQGCAAYLKKQHPTLKTVVVEPEGSILNGGNPGPHRTEGIGLEFIPDYMESALFDEIYTVSDDDAFQMVKEAAEKEGVLIGSSSGAALFAALEEAKKAAPGTVIVTIFPDSSERYLSKGIYEGGK, translated from the coding sequence ATGGCTGTCATAAAAGATATTACAGAATTAATTGGCCATACACCGCTTTTAAAGCTTTCAGGGATTGGTATCCCAGAACATGTTGAGGTGTATGCAAAGCTTGAAATGATGAATCCAGGTGGAAGTATTAAAGATCGTTTAGGTGATATGCTCATAAGAGAAGCATTGGCATCTGGAAAATTGCGTCCAGGCGGAACGATTATTGAAGCAACTGCTGGAAACACAGGAATTGGGCTTGCCCTCAGTGCAAGGATGCATCAATTACGGACCATTTTTTGCGTACCAGAACATTTTAGTCAAGAAAAACAACAGCTGATGAAGGCACTTGGTGCACAGATTATTCATACACCAAGAAAAGAGGGCATGAAAGGTGCCATTGATCGAGCTCTTGAACTAGAGGCAAGCCTTGACAATGCCTATTGCGTTTTGCAATTTAAAAACCAAGTAAATCCATTGACTTACTATAAAACGCTTGGCCCAGAACTATGGTCCGACCTGCAAGGAAACATCGATGTATTCGTGGCGGGAGCGGGATCTGGAGGAACTTTTCAAGGATGTGCTGCCTATTTAAAAAAGCAGCATCCGACTTTAAAAACGGTTGTTGTGGAACCTGAAGGATCTATTTTAAATGGGGGAAATCCGGGCCCGCATAGAACAGAAGGAATTGGGCTTGAATTTATCCCAGATTATATGGAATCTGCTTTATTCGATGAGATTTACACGGTCAGTGATGATGATGCTTTCCAAATGGTGAAAGAAGCTGCTGAAAAAGAAGGCGTTCTCATCGGAAGCTCTTCTGGTGCCGCGTTATTTGCCGCTTTAGAGGAAGCGAAAAAGGCAGCACCTGGGACAGTCATTGTCACCATTTTCCCTGACAGCAGTGAACGGTATTTAAGTAAAGGAATTTATGAGGGAGGAAAATAG
- a CDS encoding peptidoglycan D,D-transpeptidase FtsI family protein, translating to MRKKRRIQWTGAIIFMLLLGLLIRLAEIQLFFTESFSKLDINLIQESVKQRTEEVVISDGRGEFLDRNGKALLTQEQPAVILFPFLQYDLPHLKQTASILEMEEDELKKQLIETKKPLILKDDITKKKLKDINDMKYSGVYGVYMKEKDKKRLALHTLGFTSENPELLRKRYPDKKELSIRTEIGTFGLESTFDEFLLPEQDTKLLYHVDGRGNPLFGMDVKYTAEAHSFYPLQIQTTIDEDMQIEMEEVLKEQGVEKGGAVLLDIQNSSVLAMASTPNVTSQNRHEARNYMLTAVAPGSIFKTAILAAAIEKNLDQPQTTYDCRKNLYGEPEGKQDVLNLSESFSQSCNYTFATLAGKLIQTDDQIIEKTASKLGLIDRAGWEGDVYHQKHFKQFDREETGSVWGDKRDKHVKKAIAQTAIGQKNVKTTPLQIANMMASIARGGERKEVKIAEKVLYQNGTTMRSFQNKQPEGDSVDRYTAQKLQKYLRQVVTSDKGTGRRFQDLPFDVAGKSGTAQTGSKDKKGNPLYHKWFAGYFPVEKPKYALVVVHLDETSGRAKTNDAFYDIVKKVNEIEKKQT from the coding sequence ATGCGCAAAAAACGTAGAATACAATGGACAGGTGCTATTATTTTTATGCTGCTGCTCGGTCTTTTGATTAGACTAGCAGAAATTCAACTGTTTTTCACAGAATCTTTTTCAAAGCTTGATATCAATTTAATACAAGAAAGTGTCAAACAACGTACAGAAGAAGTAGTTATTTCAGATGGCCGCGGTGAATTTTTAGATCGAAACGGCAAGGCGCTTCTTACACAAGAACAGCCTGCGGTGATCTTATTTCCTTTCCTGCAATATGATCTCCCTCATTTAAAACAAACTGCCTCTATACTTGAGATGGAAGAAGATGAGCTTAAAAAACAGCTGATAGAAACGAAAAAACCTCTCATTCTTAAAGATGACATCACGAAAAAAAAGCTGAAAGACATCAATGATATGAAATATTCAGGCGTTTATGGCGTATATATGAAAGAGAAGGACAAAAAAAGACTTGCCCTCCACACATTAGGCTTCACGAGTGAAAATCCAGAATTGCTCAGAAAGCGTTATCCTGACAAAAAAGAGCTTTCCATCCGCACAGAAATCGGTACTTTTGGGCTGGAAAGTACCTTTGACGAATTTCTTTTACCGGAGCAAGACACAAAATTGTTATATCATGTGGATGGAAGGGGAAACCCTTTGTTTGGAATGGACGTCAAATATACAGCAGAGGCTCATTCATTTTATCCTCTTCAGATTCAAACAACAATTGATGAAGACATGCAAATTGAAATGGAGGAAGTCCTGAAAGAACAAGGCGTCGAAAAAGGCGGGGCCGTTCTGCTCGACATTCAAAATAGTAGTGTGCTGGCGATGGCAAGTACGCCAAATGTCACGAGCCAAAACCGGCATGAGGCAAGAAATTACATGCTGACAGCCGTGGCACCAGGTTCCATCTTTAAAACGGCTATACTTGCCGCAGCTATCGAAAAAAACCTCGACCAGCCACAAACCACGTATGACTGTCGAAAGAATTTATATGGAGAGCCAGAAGGAAAGCAGGACGTGCTGAATTTGTCTGAGAGCTTCTCGCAAAGCTGTAATTATACCTTTGCAACGCTTGCTGGAAAGCTGATACAAACAGATGATCAAATCATCGAAAAGACGGCTTCAAAGCTTGGACTGATTGATCGAGCTGGCTGGGAAGGGGATGTGTATCATCAGAAGCATTTCAAACAGTTTGATCGTGAAGAAACCGGCAGTGTGTGGGGAGATAAAAGAGACAAGCATGTCAAAAAAGCCATTGCCCAAACCGCAATAGGTCAAAAAAATGTCAAAACGACTCCTTTGCAAATCGCTAATATGATGGCTTCAATTGCAAGAGGCGGTGAACGAAAAGAAGTGAAAATCGCTGAAAAAGTGCTGTATCAAAACGGAACAACGATGCGCTCCTTTCAAAACAAACAGCCGGAGGGAGACAGTGTTGACCGCTATACAGCTCAAAAGCTGCAAAAGTACTTAAGGCAGGTGGTGACGTCTGACAAGGGAACAGGAAGAAGGTTTCAAGATCTTCCATTTGATGTAGCGGGAAAATCAGGTACTGCCCAAACCGGTAGCAAGGATAAAAAGGGGAATCCGCTGTATCATAAATGGTTTGCTGGATACTTTCCGGTGGAAAAACCAAAATACGCTCTGGTCGTTGTTCACCTTGACGAGACAAGTGGCCGGGCTAAGACAAATGATGCATTTTATGATATTGTAAAAAAGGTCAACGAAATTGAAAAGAAACAGACATAG
- a CDS encoding IS1182 family transposase, protein MFHTRNSSQHEAEFVLLDQLVEEDHLLRKIDQYIDFSFIVDKVKPYYSENKGRPSLDPLILFKMMFIGYLYGIRSERQLEKEIYYNMAYRWFLGLNINDPVPHHSTISWNRRTRFKDTTIFQDIFDEIVLQAINHDMVGGRVLFTDSTHLKANANKHKYTRKTIEQDTQNYINDLEEAVQEDRVAHGKKLLKVKEEVKTEKDIRQSMTDPESGYLYRENKPEGFFYLDHRTTDMKYNIITDAHVTPGNVHDSVPYLDRLDHQIARFGFQVEAVALDSGYLTTPICKGLSDRHVFGVIAHRRFHPTRGLFEKWKFQYDSEHDHYICPQGEKLLYTTTDRKGYRFYKSDPKKCASCPFLERCTRSKNHQKVISRHIWEEHKEKIRQNRLTVSGKELYKKRKEKIERSFADSKQLHGLRYCRLRGKQNVSEQVLLTAACQNMKKIATHLAKLG, encoded by the coding sequence ATGTTCCACACTAGAAATTCTTCTCAGCATGAAGCCGAATTTGTATTGCTAGATCAACTGGTCGAAGAGGATCACCTGCTTCGTAAAATTGATCAGTACATTGATTTTTCATTTATCGTAGATAAAGTAAAACCCTATTATAGTGAGAATAAAGGCCGTCCTTCTCTTGATCCGCTTATTTTGTTCAAAATGATGTTTATCGGATACCTGTACGGTATCCGTTCTGAAAGACAACTCGAAAAAGAAATTTACTATAACATGGCGTATAGATGGTTTTTAGGTTTGAACATCAATGACCCCGTTCCTCATCACTCGACCATTAGCTGGAATCGTCGTACTCGATTTAAAGATACAACGATTTTTCAAGACATTTTCGATGAGATTGTGCTTCAAGCTATCAATCATGATATGGTAGGAGGTCGCGTTCTTTTTACTGATTCAACTCACCTTAAAGCTAATGCTAATAAACATAAATATACGAGAAAAACGATTGAACAAGATACCCAGAACTATATCAATGATTTAGAAGAAGCAGTCCAAGAAGATCGGGTGGCACATGGAAAAAAGCTCTTAAAGGTAAAAGAGGAGGTGAAAACAGAAAAAGACATTCGTCAAAGTATGACTGATCCTGAAAGTGGCTATCTATATCGCGAAAACAAGCCAGAAGGCTTTTTCTATCTAGATCATCGTACAACGGATATGAAGTACAATATCATCACTGATGCTCATGTCACACCTGGAAATGTCCATGATTCTGTCCCGTATCTTGATCGATTAGATCACCAAATCGCACGATTTGGTTTTCAAGTAGAAGCTGTTGCGCTTGATTCAGGTTATTTGACAACACCAATCTGTAAAGGTTTATCTGATCGACATGTTTTTGGTGTCATTGCCCATAGACGTTTTCATCCAACAAGAGGGTTATTTGAGAAGTGGAAATTTCAGTATGATTCTGAACATGATCATTACATATGCCCACAGGGTGAGAAGCTTTTATATACGACAACTGATCGAAAAGGTTATCGATTCTACAAATCAGATCCTAAAAAATGTGCATCGTGTCCTTTCCTTGAAAGATGCACAAGGTCGAAAAATCATCAAAAGGTCATCTCAAGACACATATGGGAAGAACATAAAGAAAAGATCAGACAGAATCGGTTAACTGTCTCTGGAAAAGAGCTATATAAAAAAAGAAAAGAAAAAATAGAGCGAAGCTTTGCAGATTCAAAACAACTGCATGGGCTTCGCTACTGCCGGTTGAGGGGAAAACAAAACGTGAGTGAGCAAGTTCTCC
- the greA gene encoding transcription elongation factor GreA, with translation MAQEKVFPMTEEGKRKLEEELEHLKTVKRKEVVERIKIARSFGDLSENSEYDSAKEEQAFVEGRITTLDNMIRNAKIIEDEGNSNIVSLGKTVTFVELPDGEEESYTIVGSAEADPFEGKISNDSPIAKSLLGKQVDDKVTVQTPGGEMFVQIVKIS, from the coding sequence ATGGCACAAGAGAAAGTATTTCCAATGACAGAAGAAGGAAAACGTAAATTAGAAGAAGAGCTTGAACATTTGAAAACGGTTAAACGTAAAGAGGTTGTAGAGCGTATTAAAATTGCTAGAAGCTTTGGAGACCTCTCTGAAAACTCGGAATATGATTCTGCTAAAGAAGAGCAAGCGTTTGTAGAAGGTCGTATCACAACGCTTGATAATATGATTCGCAATGCCAAAATTATCGAAGATGAAGGAAACTCAAATATTGTCTCACTTGGTAAAACAGTCACATTCGTTGAGTTACCAGACGGTGAAGAAGAGTCTTACACAATCGTTGGAAGTGCAGAAGCTGATCCGTTTGAAGGGAAAATCTCAAACGATTCACCAATTGCTAAAAGCCTGCTAGGCAAACAAGTAGACGACAAAGTAACCGTTCAAACACCAGGCGGAGAAATGTTCGTTCAAATTGTAAAAATTTCATAA